The genomic DNA GTTGAGGACCTCTTCATACTCTACCTTGTTCTTAAGCCAGGTGACTTAATATACTCCTGGACTGTCAGGGAGGTTAGGGGTAGGAGTGGGGAGAGGTTTGGTAGGGAGAAGGTTTACCTTGGCGTTAGGGTTAAGAGCCTTGAGTTTCATGAACCAAGGGGGGTTTTGAGGATTAGAGGGATTATTGAAGATTACCCTGAGTGGCTTGAGGGGGCTGGTGGAAGTTACCACAGTCTTGAGGTGGGGGTTGGCTCAACGTTGAAGATAATGAGGAACATTGATAGGGATTACTTAGGGCAATTGATTAATACGCTTGGTTCCGGAATTAAGGTGCTGATTGCGTCAATATCAATTGAGGAAACCACGGTAGCCTTAGCCACTAGGCTTGGCGTGAGTGTTATTGCAACAATCAGTAATAATTATGTTCAAAGTAAGGAAAGCGGGGGATCCTTAATGAACCAGAGGTACATTGACGACGTCTCCAAGGTAGTGAAGCAATTGACCGAAATACATAAACCCACCGCACTAATCATAGCTACTCAAGGAATGTTAGTGAACAGTATCCCTAATATTGAAGTAAGGGGGATATCTATTGAGAGGGTCATTGTCTCCGAGGGTGGTTTAAGCGGTGTTTATGAGGTTGAGAGAAGAGGTTACTTAGATAAGATTGGCCTTAAGCTAGGTTATGATATTGTTAATAGGATTATGGAGGAGTTAGGTAAGGGCAGTGGCTTAGTGGCCCTAGGTGATGAGGTTTATGAGGCATTAAGCATAGGGGCCGCTGAATCAGTGGCTATGCTTGATAAACTCCTAATGGAGAAGGCTGAGGAATCTAGGCGCATTGTGGATGAGTGCATTAGGACTAGGGCTAGGTTAATAATAGTGCCTGAAGGTAGTGAGGCAGGTAAGTTACTTAGTGGGCTAGGTGGCCTAGCAGCATTACTTAGGTTCAGGGTTAAGTAACCGGCCCTAAAGGAGCACTTTGATTCTCACTACTTGGTTAATTCTCTCTTAATTTACCATGAATTAAAGTATCATTATGTATAGCTAATTAATATTAAGCCTTGCTCTACACTATCTAAAGTATCTATATATCGAATAAAGTTTATTAACCCCTATAGGGGTTAATAGGTTATGGGTGTTTTTACTCACTTTAGTAGGCTAGGGAGGATTCTCAAGCCTACTGGTTATGATTTTGACTTCATTTGGGATCTCCTGATAAATCTGGCTAACGTTACCATGACAGTGCCTACCATAGTTCATGTTAGGGTTAATAAGTTAATTAACATGAAATCTATTATAGCTGAATTAGGGTTAATCAGCCTATACACTTCAACTCCTAATCCGAACTATGAGGACTTACGGTATGTTATGATGCTTTACGAAACTAATAATACCAGTTAACTTGTTTATTATCTTTATCAAGCTCTTAAAAGTTATTTAACGGCATAATATTTAATAATGATGTAATTAATCTCATTAATTCATTAATATAGAATAATAATATAATTAAGGACGTAGTTAATGCTTATTGTTCCCTTAAGATTCTCATACACTTCTCAATTCATCAGTAATCTTAAATCCAAAACATAAAAGGTAAAGCATGCAGATAAACCCTTTATCACTATGAAGGACAGGGCCTTCAGCCGCTTTAAAAATTTAAATGCGTGATTATACTCAGTGATGACCTAGAGTGGTGAGTGTAAGTTATAGTAAGCTTAAGAGAATCGCCAGTAGGCATCCGGCTTACAGGATTATTGAGAATGGGGATAATGTTGAGGTGTTGTTTTATCCACCAACGGAGGAGTCGGCTTCATCAACATCAGAGTTTGAGAGTGGTTATGGTGATGTGGTTATTAGGATAGTAGGTTTAAGGAGGGGTGATAGCGTTGAGATAATTGATGCATTTGTTGAGTCTGGTAATGTGAAGAGGAGGTTGAGTTCAGATGAATTGAGCTTCTGGGTTAATGAAGTGGAGTGGCTTGCGTGAATTAAGGGATTGCTTTTAAATGTTAATAATTAGGAACTTTATTTTTAACCAAAGGCCTTAAGCAACTTGGTTAAGTAATCCCAGTAACTGTCTATTTCAGCCTCCATGGCTTTAATCTCATCCTCCTTCATGTGGGCAAACCTACCCTGAGGCTTAAGGTAATTTATGAGCGGCTTCCTCTTCGATTTATCGATATGATTATTACTGGGTGGATTAAGCCTGAACTTCCCGTGGTCCCATTCATAAAGTGGGAATACCCCAGTCTCCACCGCTAACCTAGCTATTTCAACCGTCTTACTTTCATCAATCCTCCAACCTGGCGGGCATGGGGCGAACACATGTAGGAATGTTGGCCCCTCATCTAATGCATCGAGCGCCTTCTTAACCTTATTCATTAAATCAAGCGGATACGCTATGCTTGCAGTGGCTGCGTATGGTACACGGTGAGCAATAACAATGCTCATAATGTCCTTCTTGCTCTGAACCTTACCCCTAATCTTACTACCTACGGGTGATGTAGTAGTCCATGCAAAGCGCGGTGTACCACCTGAACGCTGTATACCAGTGTTCATGTAAGCCTCATTATCGTACAGCACATATAATACACCATGCCCCCTCTCCAGCATTCCACTTAGGGCTTGAATACCAATGTCATAGGTACCACCATCACCGGCTAGGGCGATTACCTTAGCCTTAGTGTTAGCTAGACCCTTCCTGTTAAGCGCCTTAATAGCGGACTCAATTCCAGATGCAACAGCAGCTGCGTTCTCAAAGGCTACGTGAATGTATGGTACAGCCCAGGCAGTGTATGGGTATTGGGTTGTTGTTACCTCAATGCAACCAGTGGCGTTAGCTATTATGGTGTTTGGCCCAGCTGCCTTAAGTATATGTCTAACGGCTAATGACGGACCACAACCAGCGCATGTTAATTGACCAGGCCCAAAGTACTCCTCCTTAGGCACATCCCATATGGTCCTTATGCCTACCTTAATTTGTTTGTCGGCCACACCCATCACCTCAATCCCATGAATAATGATTCCTGCGGTGATTTACCAATTTTAGCAATATCCCTAAGCCTATAGTATAATTCATAGAAGTCCCTTATGTACATTGTACGCTGTGAGAGGCCATGTATTACTGAGAGCATTGGCTTATCAACATCAGCCATGTGAAGGGCTATGTAAACATCCTTAAAGACTGGCCCCTCTATAGGTGAACCTGGTGCAACAGCCCTATCAACAACTGCAATAGCCTTAGCATTAGAGAGAGCCTTAACTAAGTCATTTGCAGGGAAGGGTCTAAATAACCTAATCCTAACTACCCCTGCCTTAAGTCCCCTATCCCTAGCCTCCTTAGCAGCCTCAAGGGCATTCCAAGTTGCGGCACCACCGTACGTTACCAACACGTAGTCAGCATCATCAATCATGAAACCTTCCACGGGCTTATACGACCTATTGAACTTCTCATTGAACTCTGAGTCAACTTCATCAATGACACCTCTGGATGACTTAAGTGCATTAATAGCCTGGTACTTTATCTCATAGTACCAATCAGGGGTTGCTAAAGCACCCATTGTTATGGGGTTCTCTGGGTTAAGAATAGGCCTAGTGTTGCGTCTCCTTGGTGTGAATTCACGCACAACCTTAGGGTCATATATCTCAACCGGCTCAGTGGTATGGCTCATTAGGAAACCGTCATATGATACTATTACTGGTAATTGAACCCTGGGATCCTCAGCAACCCTAAAGGCCTCAATGATTGTATCATAAGCCTCCTGGGCAGTGGACGCTATGTATATTATCCAGCCAGTATCCCTAACATTCATTAAGTCCTGGTAGTCACCGTGAATACTTATGGGGGCTGATAAAGCCCTACCAGGTACCGCCATAACTATGGGTAACCTCAAGCCTGAGGCTATGTGAAGTATCTCATGCATTAGCTCAAGACCCTGAGCCGACGTGGCTGTGAAAACCCTCGCGCCAGCTGCTGATGCACCCACTGCTGCTGATAATGCACTGTGCTCTGACTCAACTGGGATGAACTCCGCATCAAGTTCACCATTAGCCACGTATTCGGCTAGTTTCTCAATTATGGTTGTCTGCGGTGTTATTGGGTATGCTGCAATAACGTCAACGTCCACATCCTTAACAGCTTGAGCTATGGCGTAATTAGTCGTTAAACCCTTCTTCTCAACAACAACCCTCTCCCTCTGCTTCTCAAGTACCTGCGTCATTGCTGAACCACCTCAGGCACCATCTTTATTGCCTTAACTGGGCACTCGTTTGCACATATGCCACAGCCCTTGCAGTAATCATAGTTTATCTCGAATGTCATATTATACTTCCTCCCATTCTTAGCCACATAAGGCTTATCAAGCTCAAGTATTGCCGGTTCAGGGCAGTAGAGCCAGCATATGCGGCACCTCGTGCATGCGTCCTGGTCTATTACTGGTCTTTGAGTCCTCCATGAACCAGTCTTATTATTCATAGAATTCTTAGGCTCAGTTATGTATCCACCCATGGGTATTTGCGTCCAGGACTTGAGCTCACTCATGGTATCACCCTAGCCAGCTTATACGCCTCATCAATTGCCTCGGCGTTTAATTGACCAACCCTTCCCCTGAAGGTGCCCTTAATGAGTTCCTTAACAATCTCAATATTAATCGCCCCCATTACCCTTAGTAATGCACCAAGCATGGGTGTGTTAACTATGGCCTTACCTAAGTACTTCATTGATATGCTGTAGGCATCCACGTAAACCACCTTACCGTTAAACTGGCTAAGCATCTGCTTGGCGTAATCCTCACTGGAGTTTATTACTATTGTACCATTCGGTTTAGTTATCTTAGTTATGTTGAATAAATCCACTAGTCTCACGTCAAAAACCACAGACACATCAGGCTTCTCTATAGGTTCCCTAATACCAAGGTATTGGTTAGCTACCCTAACATACGCCCTAACTGGGGCACCTCTACGCTCAGCCCCATACTCAGGGAACGCTGATGCGAATAAGCCACTGTGTATTGCGGCTTCAGCTAAAACCTGCGCTGCAGTAACCGCGCCTTGTCCCCCTCTGCCGTAGAACGTTATGTCTACGCGACTTAAATTCTCCATAGTGTTACCTTTTCAAGAATGCCTTATTAACCTTTCCTAGGTTAAAAAATACGATGGAGTTTCATTGAATTAACCTTTTTATAATACTATCTTAATTCTGATGCATTTAATAGCATTTTCATTAGTGCTGTAGCGATAGTAACCTAATATTAATCATAATATAGGTCTATTATTATCACATTATTTATAATTATGGAAGGCGTTAAGGCCCTACTGTAGATGGAATGTAATTCGTTGAGACATGAAGTTAAGTTAAATTTAATCAGAGTCCATATTCTTAAGTTAAATAATAGTGCCCTCTGCTGTAACTGGGTGAAAAGATTTAAACCACTAAGCTAATGGATTACTGCTCGATAATATGGCTCCACCTTTAAGGAAGATAGATAGATTCATCTGGGAAATACCTAAGACGTATAAGCCATGCATGAAGGTTCCAGCTAGGATATTTGCTGATGAGTCATTAATAGAGAAGATGAAGACTGATTCAACACTTGAGCAAGCAGCCAACGTAGCGTGCTTACCTGGAGTATATAGGTATAGTATAGCACTGCCTGACGCGCATCAAGGCTATGGCTTCCCAGTGGGTGGTGTTGCGGCTGTTGATTCAAACCAAGGTACCATAAGCCCTGGGGGTATTGGCTATGACATAAATTGTCTACCTCCAGGAACCAGGATATTAACTAGGTTCGGTTATACTGTGCCAATAGAATCCTTAGCCAGGGGTGGGGAATTAGTATCAATTGATAGGGACGCTAAGAACCCTAGGATAACCAGGGTAAAGCTGTTCCTATGGAGGAGGGAGAGTAGGCTAATTGCCATTAGGACAAGGAGTGGGTACGTGCTTAAGGCGTCCTCAGACCACCCAATACTGACCCCTAGGGGTATGGTTAATGCAGGTGAGTTGAAGATTGGGGACAGGGTGGCGCTACACCCATTTGAGGGTGTACCCTACGAGGAACCCCCAAGTAGGATTATTCTGAAGGGTGTTGAATTTCCTGAGGAGGTAGCTAGAGAGCTTAGTGGGAGGGGTCTATTACCGTTAACCACCAGGAATCCTAAATTACCCATACTGCTTAAGCTACTTGGCTACTTCATAGGTGGTGGCTCGTTCAATGGTGTTGATGGTGAAGTTGTATTCTATGGTTCAAGAGAGGGACTTGAGGAGATGAAGAGGGATATTGAGGAGCTAGGCTATGATGCTAGGGTATATTGTGGAACAAAGGACTTAAAGGTAAATGATAAGGGGCTTAATGATCATGAATGCGTACTGCGCGTTGTCTCAAGGAGCCTTAAGGCGTTGCTAACAGCGCTGGGTGCACCACCAGGTAGGAAGACACGCATACCCTTCAGGGTACCTAACTGGGTAATGGAACTACCCCTATGGATGAGGAGACTCTTCCTAGCTGGGTACTTCGGCGCAGCAATGAGTGGACCAGTGACCATTAATGGCTACGACTTTAAGCAGCCTCACGTAGCGGTATTTAAGGTGCCTGAACTTGAGCAAAGTGGGTATGACTTCCTAAGTGACATAGCTAGAATGCTTAATGACTTCGGCGTAGAGGCAGGTTACGTAGAGAAGGTTTACTCCAGTAACGGTGGGATTCAACTACGCCTATACGTATCGTCAACACCAAGGAATCTAACTAGACTGTGGAGTAGGGTTAACTATGAGTATAGTCCTGAAAAGAGGAGACTAGCCCTTGCTGCAGTTGTTTGGCTTAGGTTAATTATGAGGGCCATTAACCCACACAGTGAGGATGAGCAATTAACCATAGCCATAGTGGAAGGTGGCTACGCTGAGCCGATAATGCAGAGTCATGTTAATGAGAGATTCGTTGAACGTGGTGTTTATGCGGATGAGGTGGAGGAGCCTATGGCTCCTAGGGGCCTCCCGAGGTTTGAGGATTGGCTTAAAGCTAATGTTGAGGGTGATGTAGTTTGGGACATTATTGAGGATGTTAAGGAGGAGGAATTTAATGGCCTAGTCTACGACTTAACAATAGATGATGAGGCTCACGACTTCATAGCAGACGGTTTCGTGGTATCTAACTGTGGTGTTAGGGTTCTTAGAACCGACTTAACGGAGGATGAGGTTAGGCCTAAGTTAAGGGAACTTGTTAACACGATTTTTGAACTTGCACCTGCCGGGGTTGGTGAAACCGGTAGGTTGCATTTACCCATCTCAGAGCTTAATAAGGCTCTTGATGAGGGTGTGGATTGGGCTATTAGGAATGGTTACGGTTGGGCTGATGATAAGGAGTACATTGAGCAGAACGGTAGCTGGGACTTCGCAGATTCAAGTAAGGTTAGCCAGAGGGCTAAGGAGAGGGGGAAGGATGAGATTGGGACTATTGGTTCAGGTAACCACTTCATTGAGATTCAGGTTGTTGATAAGATATTTAACCCTGATGTAGCTAGGGTCTTCGGCATAGAGAGGGAGGGGCAGGTAACAGTTATGATTCACTCTGGTTCAAGGGGTTTAGGGCACCAGGTTGCTACTGATTACATTAGGATTGCTGAAAGCAAGATGAGGCAATGGGGCCTCTACCTACCTGATAGGGAATTAGCGGCATTACCATTAACAGCAAGGGAGGCGCAGGACTACTTGCACGCCATGGCTGCTGCAGCCAACTACGCCTGGACCAATAGGCATCTACTCATGCATTGGGTTAGGGAATCCTTCAGGAGGGTGTTTGGGAAGGACCCAGATAAGTTGGGCATGAGGATTGTGTATGATGTTGCGCACAACATAGCCAAGTTCGAGGAGCATGTTATTGATGATGAGGGTCATAGGGCTAAGGTTTGGGTGCATAGGAAGGGTGCAACAAGGGCATTCCCAGCGGGAAGGGAGGAGATACCTAAGGTTTATAGGGGAATTGGGCAACCGGTCTTAATACCTGGAAGCATGGGTACAGGCTCATACATACTTGTTGGTTTTGAGAAGTCAATGCAGTTAACATTCGGCACCGCCCCACATGGCGCCGGCAGGCAAATGAGTAGGTCAGCCGCAGTTAGAAGCCTACCACCAAGTAAGGTTAAGGCTGCGTTAGAGTCAAGGGGTATTATTATTAGAAGCGCTGAATCAGAGATAATAAGTGAGGAGGCCCCTGAGGCGTATAAGAACGTTGACATAGTTGCTGAAGTTTCCGATGCATTAGGCTTAGCTAAGAAGGTTGTTAGGCTGAGGCCAATAGGGGTTGTTAAAGGTTAAAAATCAGCACCACGCAGGGTCTCTTGTCCAGAACCTTTTTAAATGAATGGGAAGTTAAAAACGAACCCTTATTAAGGCCTTGGCTTAAGTAACCGAGTGCGCGTGTTTAAGGGTAATACCGTAAACGGTAGTGGTATTGTGAAGGGGGAGTTAGTTGCAGTTAATTCACCAATATCATTCCTAGGGGATGTTGACGGTACTAGGGGCATCGTTAAGGTTAAGGGGAGGGAAATTAACATAGCTGGTAAGGCCCTGGCTTTACCATACTCAACAGGTTCAACAGTAGGCCCTTACGTAATGTATCAGTTAGCTAAATACGGTAAAGCACCATTAGTAATACTTGCCACTAAGCCGGATACATTAATGTTAATAGGGTCAATTATGGCTAACATACCTCTGGTTATTAATGTTCCTGAGGAAATACTTAACTACAGTGGATGCGTAATTGAGGTGAACCTGAATGAGTCAACAATACTCATCCCAGATAAGTGCGAGACTAGCAATGCTGATACTTAGGGAATTGGCATACAGGGGCGGTAGAGCCAAGTTAAAGTACCTGAAGGTGTATAGGACAATAATTGAGTGGGGCGGGGAGGATTACGCGGTGTACATACTCAATAGGCTTAAGGATGGTTCATTAATTAAGATTGAGGACAAGTACGTAGTACTCACCACTAAGGTTCAACCCAGTAACCCCACTAAGCTTGAGAGGGAGGCTAGGGTAATGTTGATTAGGGGAGAATAGAGTGAGGCAATAGATTTATTTCACCGCATAACTCACGTAAGTGTGATAAGTAGTGATAGGTATATTAGGCAATTGCCATTAATAGGTGTTGAGGGTCAAAGGAGGCTTAGGGATGGAAGTGCATTAATCGTTGGCTTAGGCGGCTTAGGCTCATTAGCATCAATGTACTTAGCCGGTGCTGGTGTTGGTAAACTTGTGCTCGTTGACTTCGACACAATCAGCATAAGTGACCTTCACAGGCAATTCCTATACACAACTGGTGACATTGGTAAGAGTAAGGTTGAGGTGGCTGAGAAGAGGCTTAGGGAAATTAACCCAGAGGTTAAAGTTGAGGCTCACCAAATGGTGTTTACGAGGAATGAGGAAACTGAGGAACTAGTGGCCTCAGTGGACGTGGTAGTCCTGGCTGTTGATAATTTGAAAACGAGGCTTGATGCTGATGAATTAGCGGTTAAGCGCAATAAGCCTGTGGTTAATGGTGGCGTTGATGGGTGGTTCGGATTAGTGACAACAGTAATACCAGGTAGGACACCGCGTCTTGCTGAAATACTAAACATAAGGGGTCTTAGCTCAGTCTCATGTGCAGAGGGTCTATGTAACTCAGTGATAGGGCCCGTGGCAGGTATTGTAGCATCCTGGCAGGCGCTGGAGACCTTAAGAATACTGGCTGGTTTAGAACCGGCACTTGCAGGTAAGTTACTTATAATAGATTCAAGTAGGGGAATAATTGATGTATTGTCCATTTCCCGTTCCTGAAATATTAACTTGAAAATGCTCAAAAACCTGCAGAGCTCAAAGTACTTAGATTGAATTTCCCTCCAGTTGCATGAATGAGGCTTG from Caldivirga sp. includes the following:
- a CDS encoding single-stranded DNA-binding protein; this encodes MKINEGKNYVELTVERVEDLFILYLVLKPGDLIYSWTVREVRGRSGERFGREKVYLGVRVKSLEFHEPRGVLRIRGIIEDYPEWLEGAGGSYHSLEVGVGSTLKIMRNIDRDYLGQLINTLGSGIKVLIASISIEETTVALATRLGVSVIATISNNYVQSKESGGSLMNQRYIDDVSKVVKQLTEIHKPTALIIATQGMLVNSIPNIEVRGISIERVIVSEGGLSGVYEVERRGYLDKIGLKLGYDIVNRIMEELGKGSGLVALGDEVYEALSIGAAESVAMLDKLLMEKAEESRRIVDECIRTRARLIIVPEGSEAGKLLSGLGGLAALLRFRVK
- the porB gene encoding pyruvate synthase subunit PorB, whose product is MKVGIRTIWDVPKEEYFGPGQLTCAGCGPSLAVRHILKAAGPNTIIANATGCIEVTTTQYPYTAWAVPYIHVAFENAAAVASGIESAIKALNRKGLANTKAKVIALAGDGGTYDIGIQALSGMLERGHGVLYVLYDNEAYMNTGIQRSGGTPRFAWTTTSPVGSKIRGKVQSKKDIMSIVIAHRVPYAATASIAYPLDLMNKVKKALDALDEGPTFLHVFAPCPPGWRIDESKTVEIARLAVETGVFPLYEWDHGKFRLNPPSNNHIDKSKRKPLINYLKPQGRFAHMKEDEIKAMEAEIDSYWDYLTKLLKAFG
- a CDS encoding ferredoxin oxidoreductase — encoded protein: MTQVLEKQRERVVVEKKGLTTNYAIAQAVKDVDVDVIAAYPITPQTTIIEKLAEYVANGELDAEFIPVESEHSALSAAVGASAAGARVFTATSAQGLELMHEILHIASGLRLPIVMAVPGRALSAPISIHGDYQDLMNVRDTGWIIYIASTAQEAYDTIIEAFRVAEDPRVQLPVIVSYDGFLMSHTTEPVEIYDPKVVREFTPRRRNTRPILNPENPITMGALATPDWYYEIKYQAINALKSSRGVIDEVDSEFNEKFNRSYKPVEGFMIDDADYVLVTYGGAATWNALEAAKEARDRGLKAGVVRIRLFRPFPANDLVKALSNAKAIAVVDRAVAPGSPIEGPVFKDVYIALHMADVDKPMLSVIHGLSQRTMYIRDFYELYYRLRDIAKIGKSPQESLFMGLR
- a CDS encoding 4Fe-4S binding protein; its protein translation is MSELKSWTQIPMGGYITEPKNSMNNKTGSWRTQRPVIDQDACTRCRICWLYCPEPAILELDKPYVAKNGRKYNMTFEINYDYCKGCGICANECPVKAIKMVPEVVQQ
- a CDS encoding 2-oxoacid:acceptor oxidoreductase family protein, with amino-acid sequence MENLSRVDITFYGRGGQGAVTAAQVLAEAAIHSGLFASAFPEYGAERRGAPVRAYVRVANQYLGIREPIEKPDVSVVFDVRLVDLFNITKITKPNGTIVINSSEDYAKQMLSQFNGKVVYVDAYSISMKYLGKAIVNTPMLGALLRVMGAINIEIVKELIKGTFRGRVGQLNAEAIDEAYKLARVIP
- a CDS encoding RtcB family protein, with the protein product MAPPLRKIDRFIWEIPKTYKPCMKVPARIFADESLIEKMKTDSTLEQAANVACLPGVYRYSIALPDAHQGYGFPVGGVAAVDSNQGTISPGGIGYDINCLPPGTRILTRFGYTVPIESLARGGELVSIDRDAKNPRITRVKLFLWRRESRLIAIRTRSGYVLKASSDHPILTPRGMVNAGELKIGDRVALHPFEGVPYEEPPSRIILKGVEFPEEVARELSGRGLLPLTTRNPKLPILLKLLGYFIGGGSFNGVDGEVVFYGSREGLEEMKRDIEELGYDARVYCGTKDLKVNDKGLNDHECVLRVVSRSLKALLTALGAPPGRKTRIPFRVPNWVMELPLWMRRLFLAGYFGAAMSGPVTINGYDFKQPHVAVFKVPELEQSGYDFLSDIARMLNDFGVEAGYVEKVYSSNGGIQLRLYVSSTPRNLTRLWSRVNYEYSPEKRRLALAAVVWLRLIMRAINPHSEDEQLTIAIVEGGYAEPIMQSHVNERFVERGVYADEVEEPMAPRGLPRFEDWLKANVEGDVVWDIIEDVKEEEFNGLVYDLTIDDEAHDFIADGFVVSNCGVRVLRTDLTEDEVRPKLRELVNTIFELAPAGVGETGRLHLPISELNKALDEGVDWAIRNGYGWADDKEYIEQNGSWDFADSSKVSQRAKERGKDEIGTIGSGNHFIEIQVVDKIFNPDVARVFGIEREGQVTVMIHSGSRGLGHQVATDYIRIAESKMRQWGLYLPDRELAALPLTAREAQDYLHAMAAAANYAWTNRHLLMHWVRESFRRVFGKDPDKLGMRIVYDVAHNIAKFEEHVIDDEGHRAKVWVHRKGATRAFPAGREEIPKVYRGIGQPVLIPGSMGTGSYILVGFEKSMQLTFGTAPHGAGRQMSRSAAVRSLPPSKVKAALESRGIIIRSAESEIISEEAPEAYKNVDIVAEVSDALGLAKKVVRLRPIGVVKG
- a CDS encoding DUF126 domain-containing protein, whose amino-acid sequence is MRVFKGNTVNGSGIVKGELVAVNSPISFLGDVDGTRGIVKVKGREINIAGKALALPYSTGSTVGPYVMYQLAKYGKAPLVILATKPDTLMLIGSIMANIPLVINVPEEILNYSGCVIEVNLNESTILIPDKCETSNADT
- a CDS encoding HesA/MoeB/ThiF family protein; protein product: MISSDRYIRQLPLIGVEGQRRLRDGSALIVGLGGLGSLASMYLAGAGVGKLVLVDFDTISISDLHRQFLYTTGDIGKSKVEVAEKRLREINPEVKVEAHQMVFTRNEETEELVASVDVVVLAVDNLKTRLDADELAVKRNKPVVNGGVDGWFGLVTTVIPGRTPRLAEILNIRGLSSVSCAEGLCNSVIGPVAGIVASWQALETLRILAGLEPALAGKLLIIDSSRGIIDVLSISRS